CTGCAGTTCTCTATATGGCAGTTACCACCGCAGTCTGGATCTGACCGCCTACGTCGATGGGCATCTGCGCATCGCTCCGCATAGCGGAACGCAACCAGATTCCACGTTGCTCGTGTACCGGAACGCCGTCGATGGTCGAGGAGCGGTCGTGACCATCGACGGCCGGCACGTGCGCGATGTTCTGTCGTTGCTCGATCGCAGGGACGTACTGCTGTCGATCCGGGTCGGCGACGTGACACTGGGTCAGAACGGGATCGTCGATAGGACTGCGGCAAACACTCCGGATACCGTTTTGCGTTCCGGGCAATTTCCGGTCTCTGTGCTCGCCACAATACCGAGTGGCACATTGCCGAAGCGCGTGCTCATGGATTACTCGGGGGTCATCGGCGTGTGCGTCATGTTCGGCGCGGTGCTGGTCATCTTGATCCAGAGAGCTTCCAGGCACGTCCGGGTGCGACAGCGCGAGATGGCGCGCGCAATGGAACATGGGGAATTCGTCCCGTACCTTCAGCCCCTGGTCAGCACGGCCGATGCGCGCTGGGTGGGCGCCGAGGTGCTTGTGCGATGGCATCACCCAACGGAAGGCATCATCCCACCCAACAGTTTCATTCCACTGGCAGAGTCAAGCGAATTGATCGCACCGATGACGCGAGCGCTCTTTCACGCCGTCGCGGAAAAGCTCGCCCTCGTTGCCCTACCCAAGGGTTTCCGCCTGAGCTTCAACGTAAGTCCGCAACATCTGACGGATGCGTCAATTATCGGCGATTGCGATGCCCTATTGGCGATGCTCGGCGAAAAGCCCGTACAGATTGTGCTTGAGCTCACCGAGCGCGAACTGCTTGCCACGCAAAGCGAAACGCGACGGATTTTCGAGGCGCTACATGCACGCGGCATCAAAATCGCCATCGACGATTTTGGTACGGGGCACTCGAACCTTGGATATCTACGCGACTTCGACATGGACGCGGTAAAAATCGACCGGTCATTCGTGGAAAAAATCGGTGCGGACCCACTGGCGGAGCGCGTACTGGAAAGCATCCTGGAACTGGCCGCGAAGTTGGAATTGACCACAATCGCCGAAGGCGTCGAAACCACGGAACAGCGCAATTACCTCCGCGATCGCGGCGTACCATTGCTTCAGGGCTTCTTGTTCGGGCGTCCCAGCCCGATCGACGCGTTCATCGTCGAACTTCAATCAAGAAGCGCAGCGGCTCAGTTCTGAAGCACCGCACAACCGGCAAAGGGTCACCCCACACATATCGGCATACGTCCTACAATTGAATCGAGTGTTGTAGAGACCTTCTGCCGTTTGCGCAGTACTCCAACGGATTCAAGCCGGATCTGAATAGCTGCGCAGGCAAGCCTCGAGTCCCAGGCAGAAACGCCTTGAGGATGCCCCGAAGCCATGACGGCTTTTCTATTGGAGCCATGATATGCCTGTTGTTACCTTGAAACTGGTGAAAGGTGCGTTTTCGCACGAAAAGACTCAGCAAATGATGGATAACGTCACCGAGGCGATCGTTGCGACGGCGGGAGAATATATTCGCCCACACGTCATCGTGATTGTGGACGAGGTATCGGACGGTCTTTATTCGTCAGGAGGCCACAAGGTCACGTTAAAAGCGATTGACTCTCTACGCGAGCGCGCCGCCAAATCGTCTGCCACCGGCTCCCTCTCCCCGGCAAGCACCGAGAATACCGAGAAGAACCGGCCTGGGTGAAGTGCTGCCGGAGAGCATCGACACTTCTCCGACCACCTGGCAGCAAGCCATCAGCAAACCACGCGTCTCTGAACGAAACGCGTGGCACGCGCGCGGCGCATTCGCCTGTCGCAGTCAGGCCGAGGGCGACGCCTGCAAGTTTTCCGCAGCTTGCGGATTGAGCAGAAACTTCCAGATTGCCGCACCCAGCGCGCCGCCAATGAGCGGTGCAACCCAGAACAACCAAAGCTGACCGAGAGCATCCGTGTGCGCGAAAAGCGCGACCGCGGTCGAGCGCGCCGGATTCACCGAGGTATTTGTCACGGGAATCGAAATCAGGTGGATCAGGGTGAGGGCCAATCCGATAGCCAGAGGCCCGAAGCCGGCGGGCGCCAGCTTATCCGTCGAACCGAGAATCACGATCAGGAACCCGGCAGTGAGCGTGATCTCGATCACCGCGGCTGACACGAGGCTATAGTGTCCCGGCGACAAGGCCCCGTAGCCGTTGGACGCGAAACCGCCGACATCGAAACTCGGCGCCCCGCTGGCGATTACATAGAGCACACCCGCCGCGGCAACGCCACCGACCACCTGTGAGATCCAGTACGGCAGCACGTCGCGCCAAGCAAATCGGCCTGCGACCGCCACGCCCAGCGTAACTGCGGGATTGAAATGGCCGCCGGAAATGCCACCGACGGCATAGGCCATCGTTAGAACGGTCAGGCCAAAAGCCAAAGCAACCCCAGCAAAGCCGATGCCCAGGTTCGGGAATGCGGCAGCCAGCACCGCGCTGCCGCAACCGCCGAAGACAAGCCAGAAAGTACCGAAAAACTCCGCCGCTAATTTCTTGGTCATTGTAATACTCCACTCGGAGCCTCAAAATAGGTACGGTTCGAACACATATTAAATATGTGTGAACCCCGAAACCACCTCCGGTAGCCCCCTGGAGTGAGGCTCCGACGTGGCTGCGCATCAAGGGTAGCAGAAAACAGAGAGAAGTCCTACAAATTATCTGAATAATGAATCTTGTTAAAAAAACAACAACTTATCGTCGTTTTGTTTCGAACTGCAGGATGTCTTCGCTTCCCGAGTCAAACTTAAATTCCATCACTGAAAAGAAATTCAAACAATAAAACCAGCATTTTCGATAGTTATGCTCGCATGAAATCTATGGCCTCATGACACTCAGGCGATCAGGACTGGCACTCGCAGCACTTGGCCAACAGATTTTCAGAGAAAATAACCGACCGAATCGAGTCGGAAAATGCTGGTTACGTCAAATTAGGCCAGAATCAGACTTTCACAAGACCGTTTCTGAAGTCCATTGTGAGGACGGTCGGCACCCCCGTTTCACGGAAGGTTATCGAGCGGTTGAACACCCGCCTTTTTCAGAAATCAATGTCGCGGCGCCCAACCTTGACCTAAAAAATACTTTCGAAAAAAACTCTGACATCATGAAATATTAAGTCAAATATTGGCCTGTTATTCAGGCGTAATGAACGGTTGAGCAAGTTTTTGTGTCTTAAAATCGGGTTTCAATTTACACCGGCCCTTCACCGAAACCCCGCACCTTCATGAAGGACGTTTGTGGAGTGCAGCCCTCCCGGCTGAAAGGCAATTCATATGCAGTCCCGCATGTGAGTCGCCAGTCTGACGTACAAGCGTCTGATTGCCATTCTTTGACGCTCATTGGGACGTTGTGGGGTAAGGCGCAAGCCGACGACGTCATGAAAACAGCCTGGATAAGAGCGAGCGCCACACCAAGCGCTCCCCACACTAACGGACCTGAACGGTTCGCGCTGCAATACAAGTAGTGCGTCAGAACGAGACGAAACTATGGCCATCGATGAAGAAATCACCCTGAAAAAGTTGCAGATATTTCAGTCGTTCATGACGCTGGGCAATGTCGCGCGCGCATCGGAGGCGCTTGGGCAGAGCGCTGTCAGTGTGCACCGCGCGCTGCGTTCGCTAGAAGATGGGTTGCGCTGCCCATTGTTCAAGCGCGACGGGCGCAAGCTGATTCCGTTGGCGACGGCTTACGTTTTTGCGGATCACGTCAAGCGCATTATTAACGAATGTGACACCGGCATCCGCCGCACTCGCGAGGCGGCTGGCTTCACCTCGCCCACGATGAAGCTTGGCGGGCTGTATTCGCTTACCGTCCGCACGATCCCACGCGTACTGGCCGGCCTGAAGACAAGACGCCCGGCACTCGACATCGAGCTCACATTAGGCGCAAATCGCGACCTGCTAAGTAAATTGAAGGATGGGCAGCTCGATGCGGTGCTCATCGCGTTGGGCGAACCGAGCAACGCCGATTTGCTCACCGTGCCGATGTTCGAAGACGCGCTTCAGTTTGCTGCCCCCGTTAACTCTCCCTACGCAGCGTATTCCGAGATAGACCTGCAGGCTGTGCGCGACGAGAAGTTTGTCGCACCCAGTGATGAATTTGCGGAATATCGGGACTTCGTCGAGGCTTTCCAGAAGGCTGGTTTTCAACCCAATATTGAATTGCACGTAGGCGACATTTTCTCGCTGATGAACTTTGTGAGCGTCGGCATCGGCTACGCGTTGCTTCCTCGCCGTGTCGGAGATTTCAATCCCAAGATTCAGTTGATCCCTCTCGACGAACGCTACGCTGTCAATCAGCATATTGGACTTGTTTTGCCGCGTAATCGAGAGCGCGAACCCAACCTCCTCGCTTTATCCGCGGAGTGTCGGCTGCTCGGGGCCGAATGGTCTCGGTACTCGGAAGAGGGAGGCCTGCCGCCCCCCGTGATTCCTGGGGGCGGCTCCACGTAACTACGGATCGGGCCGTCTTCGTACCGTAGTGCACTCACGCAGTATCGAGTAGTCCTATGCGAGCCGCTTTGAACACCACGGCGACTCGAGAGGAAACGCCGAACTTGCTGCGGATGTTCATCATGTGGAAGTTGATGGTCGCCTCCGAACACGAGAGTATCTGCGACATTTCCCATGTCGATTTCCCGCTCGCCATCCACTTCAAGCACTCCTTCTCGCGCTTGGTCAGTTTGGGAACAACGGCCTCGATGTGGCCTGCAATATGTTCCTGAGCACTCTCGACGGCAATGTCGCGCAGCAATGTCAACGCCGGCAGTTGAAGAGACAAATCGCAGTTGGCCTTCGCCGTGAAGTCTTCGCCACTTGCAAGCGATAACATCCCGACTTCTCGACGAGGGCCGTGGATCGGAAAGACAAGTCCACTTCTGGCTCCCACCATCGAGGCTGCGTCATATAACTTGCGCTCGAGCGTGGAGGCCGATGAACTCTCCCCCCATATGATCGGAAGCGACTGAGCGGTAATGTGCTGAACTAGCGGCTCTACGAAAAACAACCTCTGTTTCATGTAGAAACCGAGCCAGTCTGATGGGTAGTTATTTCTTACGTAAGCGTGTCCAAAGCCGGGGCTCTGGTTAGGAAAAATCGAAAAAAGCGTGTACTCGAAACCGTGATGACAAGCAAGGCTAGCTAAAGTATCGAACCACTCCTTTTCATTTTTCGCACCTAAAAGAGCAGACGCATCGCCGAATATCTGTCCCACCGTATCACCCCCCCGTGGACGCCCAAAATTGTCAAATTCATGACGACATTCTTCGAAAACTCTTTTTGCAACCGCTGCGGCCAGGAAGCGCCGCTTTGTTTTCTTGGGGCGGGGTCTGAGGTTAGCGTTCAGCGTTTTTGTAGAGCCCTCGGTCGCCGACCCAAGGCCGTATTTCCTACCAGATCCGCCGGAGTCGGCCGTCAAGGGCCAGACAACCTCCATCTTGCGCCGGCATCGAGCAGAGACTAAACCGGTACAGCATCCACTCGCCGACAGAGGCTCGGACATCACCGATTGTCAAGTCCATACTGGAAGCCGCAAGTCCGAGAGGCATGTTCACGAGACAACCGTGAAACCATAGCCTTTTAACTTGCAATATAGTTTGTATACCAATATATCTCGGATTTCAAGTTATCCTTAATTTTTACCCCGTTTCTTACAAACTTAGTCAAGTTATTTTTATTACTTATCGGCAAGAAAAATTCGATGATTCCCTCTCATCCTGAATGGTATACAGGGGGATATTCGTGGACTACGGAGCGGGAAGCCGGTCATGACGCGCGGATACATTGGAGTCCGTGCGGAACGCGCCGACAGAGGAACGGGAAGCCCCTTGACGTGACGTGCGGGCCAAGAAAGGAAGCCGCTTGGCCAACCCCACTCGCAGGGGGTGATAAAAAGATGATCTGGAGCGGCGCACACATGCGTTCACGGGAAAGCCGATCCGGGTTGACCAGGGCAAGCGCGGCGGCCTCAGCGCCGCACTTGCCCGCAACAGGCTTATGGAATGGGAACGGCTTGGTCTTCCGGCTTGAAGTGGAAGTCGTAATCGTCGCTCAGCGACGCGGGGGGAGTAATGCGGACGATGGGAATGAAACCGCCGCGGGTGACATTGTAATAATCTTTCTGATCTTTCTGGGCATTCGCGAGCGCCTGACCACCGGCGTCGTTGCCGACCGCCACGTAGAAGAATGACTGGATCGGCAGCTTGGAAGGATCAATGGTTGCAGACCAGGCTGAGATCACCAACTCGTTGTGGTCGTGGAACTCGGTCTCGCCCAGTAGCTGCATCGCTTTGATGACTTGGTTAAAGGCGTCGGTCGTGTCTTTATATGGCGAACTGTGCCGCACGTCGAAACCACATTGATAGAGGTTCCTGTTACTTCCTCCAGGCGCCGCATTCCAGTGGTTCAGCCATGCCTGAGCGGTAAAGATCCCTTGCTGCTGGCAAAGGACGCTCTGCGAGGGAAAGGTTTGCGTAGGCCCGCACCCGTGGTCGGTAGGCCGATGGTCGGTCCATCCGTCCATGGGAAAAGCGCACAGTACCTCGACTTTATCCTGGCCCGACGGTCCCTTGTACGGACCGAGAGCCGGAAACAGGGTGAGTCCGTTAGTACCACCACTCTTAAAGCCCCCGAACTTTGCATCTTTGCGAAGATAGGAGAACGAGATGCGGCCGGTCGCCACATCTTCCGGGGAAGGTTGCCAAGAATAGTAGCCCGGACCCGGTACGGTTTCGCGGATGAGAATTCCGGTGCACAAGAATACTGGTGCTGTATTACTGCCGCAGTCACCGTGCGTATCCATATATTGATGCCACATATCGCGCGCCGTGTGGGAGCTTGTGGCCGCCTCGGCGGCGTTGGCTAGAGAAGCACACAAGACGGACGTCGTAACGAAAGCAAGCTGAAGCAGTATCTTCCTCATCTCTCCCTCCTAGGCGCAGTGCGCATTGACGCTGAATTGTTGGCAGAGACAACTGCTTCAGCTTCACGTCGGCATCGACGGCATGCTCTCTCTACGTAGTAGCGAGTCTAGCCGAGTATGAAGCCAGGGAAACCTATCAATGCTGCTAGCTGAACCCTGGAAATATGTGGAGGCCTCAGGCGCCGAGCGGGGAAGCCAATGTGGGAGGAGCGATTCATGCAAGTCCAGATGGCACGGACTTTGCGCGAATGAAGGGCATATAGTGGGCTGCCAACAATAATGAGTGGCCGTGAACAAAAGACCTTCTACGAGGTGGAATTATGTGTATTAGCTGTTCCCCGCGCCTGGCTCGCACCGACGCGCCGGCTGACATGCCATCGATCGCCGTCGATCGGCTGAGCCGCTAGGATAGCTGGATAATCAGGATCAGGTGGGGTTGGGGATGGTGACGCCGGAGGTTGCAATGACGAGCGGGCCAGCGGTGGCCCTCTCATGGTTTCGCCGGCACTCTAGGACGTGTCAGGAATTTCGTGTGCTGAGGCCGGTTAAAGGTCTCAGCTGATGGCGGAGGTGAATCGCTCGCCGAACAGAATGGCGAACTGATTGACGGCTTGCCGCCAGGTGATAGGCGGCATCTTCCAATCCTTTTCGATGTTGCGCAAGGCCAGATACAACAGTTTGCTGGCGGCTTCGTCGCTCGGGAAGTGGCCGCGGTTCTTGACGATCTTACGCAACTGCATGTGCATGCTCTCGATAGCGTTTGTCGTATATACGATTCGACGCACCTCGGGTGGATAGGCAAAGAAGGGAATCACCTGTTCCCATTGGCGCTGCCACATGGCCGCGACGGTAGGGAATTTGCGACCCCATTCGCTCTGTGCAAAGGCGTCGAGCGCCGCTGCCGCCGCCTCGGCCGTGGCGGCCTAATAGATCGGCTTGATCGCGGCAGCCAGCGGCTTGCGGTCCTTCCAGCTCGCCAGATTCAGCGAATTGCGGATCAGATGCACGATGCAGGTCTGGATTTGGGCGGCCGGATAGACCGCCTCGATCGCTTCGGGGAAGCCGCGCAAACCGTCGACCACCGCGATCAGGATGTCGTGCAAACCGCGGTTCTTCAGCTCGTTGAAGACCTTCAGCCAGAACTTGGCGCCTTCGGTTTGCTCGATCCACAAACCCAGCACTTCCTTGCGGCCGTCGGCGCGGATGCCCAGCGCCAGATAGACCGCCTTGTTCTTGACTGTGCCTTCGTCGCGGATCTTCAGCCGCAGCGCGTCGAAGTACACGATCGGATACATGGCCTCGAGCGGGCGTTGCTGCCATTGCTCGACGTCGGCCAGCACCTCGTCGGTGACCGTGGAAATCAGGTCGGGCGACACTTGCAGCCCATACAGTTCCAGCAGATGGCCCTGAATCTCGCGAACGCTCATGCCGCGTGCATACATGCTGATGACGTGGTCATCGAAGCCCGGCAGCCGGCGTTGATACTTGCCGACCAACTGCGGCTCGAACGTCGCCTGCCGATCGCGCGGAATATCCAGCTTCAGTTCGCCGTTGGGCGTCAGGACCGTCTTAGGGCTGGTGCCGTTGCGGTGGTTGCCGGCCTTGCCTTGCTCGGTCTCGGCTTCCAGATGGTGGCTCAACTCGGCCGCGAGCATGCGCTCGGCCAGCTGCTTCTTGAGCTGGCCGGCCAATCCAGATTCACCTAGGATCGACTCAGCGTCCTTGCCCTGCACCTGGGCAAGCAATTGATCGATCAGCTCATCGGGGAACAGCTTCGGCGCCTTCGGGTTCTTGCTCTTCTTGGTCACTGTTGAATCGGTCATAGGACGTTAGTTCCGTTATCGTCTCATGACCTCAGCACACTAAAAATCTGACAGGCTCGCACTCTACTACGCTATCGATACGACGTTTTCACGAGCGCGACGACGTCACCAACCGTCACGAGTTTCATAAGCCGATCGCGGGTTAGCGTAATTCCCCACCGCTCTTCGAGCACCATCACGAGTTCAATCAGCTCGAGCGAATCCAGCGCCAACTCGTCGGTCAACCGCAGTTCAGCGGTCACGCTTTCAACAGGCAGTCCGGCCAGTTCCGCGATGACCTGCTGCACCGCGCTTCCCAAGTCCGCTGCATCTATGGTGACGCTTTCGGATCCGATGCTCATGACCGGGCCTCTTCGATGGCATCCGAACGACCATGGCGTGCAGTGGCCTCTGACGTGACGGGGTGCCGAGCGGGCGAAACTTCGGCAAACATGGGCTTTCTCTTGCCAATGCGAGGCGCCTGGTCGGCGATCAAGTGTGCGTTCTTCTTTGCCTCGATACGCTCCAGGAGCGTGTCGTACACCCGTGCGAGCGGATCGATCCGTGAAAAACCGTCGGTCGTTCGCACAATCACGCTCTTCCCGCCTCTGGTCCATTTACCATCCGTGCCCCGCTGCCATCCCCCCGGTGTCTGGTAATCGGCAACTGGCACACCGACAGGCTGCGCCTTCGGCTCAACGTCGCTCGCCTTTATCGCCTCTGCCCCGCCACCGTTGACCACCACCGAAGGGGCAACCATGGAACGCGCTCTGGAGGAACGTGGCGTCCCACTGTGTACCTCCGACATATCGGCCCGCCGCGATCCTTCCGGATTGTCCGCGATTCGTTCGGACTCCTCGGACGCCGCGGAAAGAGACGCCCCAGGCCCCTCGTTCTCAACGGGCCTGGCATCCTGACTCTGGTCAGCCTCCAAGGTTTGTTCACTCTCGAAATCTGGCACATGCCTGCCCGGTGTCGCGGTAGCGGGTGATGCCCCATCCACCGAAGGCGGGTCGGCCGAGACGCCCGTACCGTCCGCGCCGTTACGTCCCCTGACGTTTCGCAACAGCTCCGGGCTGGCGTCCTCCTGGTGCAACGCGGTGGCAATCATGCGCAACTTGACGCCCGGTGAGCCCGCTGCCACCGCCGACTCGAAGGCATGGGCTTTCATTCGCTGTTGCGCCTGCGCCGCATGCCGGTCCTTCAAGTCATAGACGTCCCCCACGAGGCTTCCGCCGAGGCACTCGCTCACGCCTTCATGTGTCGCCCGCCTCGTGTATGCCTCGGACGCGGTCTGCGCACTCAAAGCGTGTTTTTCCCATAGCCGAAGCGTGAGCTTCTGGAACTCGCCGAACTTTTTCCTGATGGTCTCCCCATCACGGGTAACGTCGCTGCCGTCGGTTCGCTTCACGCTGGCTGCCGAGCGAACGAACCCTGAAAACACATCGGCGATCTTCTGCAATTCCCGACCATCCGCATTCGCCTCTTCGGCCAGGGACAGCTTATGCAACACCGTCGCCACGTTATCGAGCTCGTCGCGGTCCAGGCTTGTGAACTGCAGGGCGGCGAACGCCACTCGGTCCGCTTCGTCGAGCAGGCATTCGAGATATGCGCGAGCATTGCGCTCTTCCGCCTTCTTGTACCGGTCTCCCGGGGCGCCGGCAAAACAGGTTTCGTGCACTTGGGCATCGCTGTGCGTCGCACTCTGCACGTGCGCGACCTCCTCGCCGATCACTCCGCACGTCGTGCACGGGATGGCCATTGCCACGTCATCGGCGAGCGCTTGCCCCAATCCCCCTGACATACCACTAGTGCCCGCGACAGGAAGGCCCTGAGCCGCGTTGCCTACGAAATTGACACCGACGAGATTCGATTGCCGCTCCTGTCCATAGGGCGGTGTGGCCAGCGCCATCGGGGCTTGGCTCACAATCGCTGAAGTTCCCATGATCGCTCTCTTCTATATTCCGATTTGATCCGTGTGCTTGTACCGAGTGTTGAGATCGAGCCTGTCCTCTGCCGTCAGTTTTGCAGGTAGCCCTTCCACACCTCCTGCATAGCGGCGATCGTGCTACTCAGCACCTTGACCAGATTGTCGTACACCGTAATGCGGTGGCTGTACTTTTCCGCCATCGTCTGCACCTCGGTTTGTATGCCGTTTTCCTCGGAAATGATGCCGTTCGTCCACCACGCCTGGTACTTGGCGTTGTCGATCGTCCAATCCTTGCCCTCCCCGTCCAGACTCTTGATCATGGCCTGCAACCTGCCAGTATTGATCACCACCCCGTAAGTGCCGTCGGCCTTCTGTTTCAGCGTCACGGTGTTGCCGAACTCGCGTTGCAACGCCTGAGCCTGTGCAGCTGTCAGCGAAACGTCCTTCATGGAAACGCTGAACTTATCCAACACCTTCTGCAGCAGCCCCCTGATGGCTTCGGCATCAACCACCATGTTCTTGCCATCCGCGTCCGCATGCATGTGCTGCGAACACTCCGCGATGGCTTCCGATACGTCGGAATAGAACTCGGTCAGCGTTTGCATAATGTCGGCATACGCATCCATCGTCGCCTTGTCGCCGACGAGGACGCCGAAGATTTTCTCGAACATTTCGCGGTCCGATACCACTTCGTAGCGGTCGTCCTCGGCGGAACGCAATCCGATACCAGGGCTGCGAATGCCGTCGCCGCGGCTCCCTACGCCCTCAGTGCGCCACTTGTCGTACGCCTGCACGAGCGCCTCCGTCGGGCTGTTGGCTTGTGCGCCATGCCTGTCCAGCTCAGCGATCGCACGCTTCAACTTGCCGAGCTTTGCATCGCGCACGCGTGATTCCACGCGAAGCTGGGAGGCGAAATCATCGGCGTTATCGCGGTCGATATGTCGAATGACATTCACGCTTCCATTGCCGTCCTCGGCCAGCGTGTTCTTGTATCCGATCTTCTCCGTGTCGTTCGTCATGTCACCGGGCAATTGAGGAGCAAAATGCAACGCTTCATTGCCCAACGGTGGATTATTCTGAATCGCGATAGCCAACTTTTGCTCCCATATCATCGTTTTTCGGTGCGTACCGCAACGCCGTCAGCCGCACCGATCATTCCTGGTCAATCAGGAACTGCCGCCGGTCCTTTCCCCTGATCCAGCGCGGCTCCATACCGCGTCCGGTCCAGGTTGCGCCCGTCGACGCATCCCGATACTTGGGCCGGACCGGCACCGAGGGTTTCGGGCGCTTGTGCCGCTCGAAAATCTCCTGTGCCGTGATCCCGTACTCAGCCACCTTGGCACGAATGTCCTCGATGACCGCCTGCTTCAACTCGCGCCGCATTTGTTCAGCGCGGCGGGCGAGTTCTTCGGCTTGTTCCCTTAGTTCGTGGTAAGTCGCCAAAGTGCTTTCCTCCCTATCGCGAAATCGATTTATGACTCACATCGAACCCCCTTTGGAAGGCGTATCCCTCTTGGCGAAAGGCGCATCACTCACGCTCAGGCCCGCAAGTTCGACGCCACCTGGCTTGCCACGCCGCCGTTAGCGTTGCTCACCTGCAGTGCGAGGTCATGCATCTTCTGCATCATTTCATGCATTCTCTGAGCATTCTCGTGATCTCCGTTCGCCGTCGAACCGGTGGTCTGCTCGTTATTCTGTTCGAGGGCCTGCTGCGCACGTTCGTTGCTTTGCTCCAAGCCCGAGATGCCTTCCGCCTGATTCTTTGCAATCAGGCCGGCCGTGTTGACCGTCGCGCCAATGTTCTGCTGCTTGGTGCCGACGATCTCGTTCTCCTGATGGTTGATGTTGTGCATGTCGATGCGATACTGGCGTGCCGCCCGCTCCTCCGACAGCACCGACGCATGCTCGTCGCTGAGCCGGTTTCCATCAGGCTCGACCGAAAGACGCACGGTCTCGCCGTTCGGGCGGTGGAGGCCCAGGTTGGGCGACTCGCCTTCGGCCAAGGTCGGCGCATTCCTGCCGCGCAGCGCGAGTTGCTGCTCGTAGTCGAACTTCCTTAGTTCGGCCTGAGGCTTGAGCTCGGTCCGGATGGAGTCGGCTCGAGTGTTGAGCCCCTTGAGCTGCATTGCCCCACCGCCCACGCTCAGCGCTCCCAGCAACACACCACCACCGATCGCGCCGCTCAACATGGCCTGCCCCTGACGCTCGAGCGAACTTGCCTGTGACATCGCAGCCTGGCGCTGGAGCGCCACCATCTTGCTTTGCATCCTGAGCTCGCTTTTCTGCGCTTTTCGTAGCTCCGCAGCGATCTTCAGAAGCACGTTGAACATCTCGTCCTGCACACCGCTGCCGAAAGTGCCGCCTACGCTGGTGTTCGCCGCCCCAGGCTCGCTCGCAACGTCGCCCACGCGCCCGGTCGTGGTCTTGCGTTGGCTCGCGTCGGGGCGCGATGAAGCACCGCCGAACCGATCGAGCAAGGTGTCAACGCTCATCGCCACGGACGGATTCTGGGATAGTTCCTTCTGTTTTTCCTGCATTTTTGCGACGCCGAGCGCAACTTCGCGCGCGACCTTCGGTGTGTCCGCCGAAACTGTCG
The Pandoraea pulmonicola DNA segment above includes these coding regions:
- a CDS encoding EAL domain-containing protein, which produces MLAAASLPLLVGLAVSFWHAHRMLHDDATSQAHRALGHIDRMLSNARDTAVRVGARAGDACEDVVLELRKQVDSVLFVRSVDLLTNGNEVYCSSLYGSYHRSLDLTAYVDGHLRIAPHSGTQPDSTLLVYRNAVDGRGAVVTIDGRHVRDVLSLLDRRDVLLSIRVGDVTLGQNGIVDRTAANTPDTVLRSGQFPVSVLATIPSGTLPKRVLMDYSGVIGVCVMFGAVLVILIQRASRHVRVRQREMARAMEHGEFVPYLQPLVSTADARWVGAEVLVRWHHPTEGIIPPNSFIPLAESSELIAPMTRALFHAVAEKLALVALPKGFRLSFNVSPQHLTDASIIGDCDALLAMLGEKPVQIVLELTERELLATQSETRRIFEALHARGIKIAIDDFGTGHSNLGYLRDFDMDAVKIDRSFVEKIGADPLAERVLESILELAAKLELTTIAEGVETTEQRNYLRDRGVPLLQGFLFGRPSPIDAFIVELQSRSAAAQF
- a CDS encoding tautomerase family protein; this translates as MPVVTLKLVKGAFSHEKTQQMMDNVTEAIVATAGEYIRPHVIVIVDEVSDGLYSSGGHKVTLKAIDSLRERAAKSSATGSLSPASTENTEKNRPG
- a CDS encoding H-NS family nucleoid-associated regulatory protein is translated as MATYHELREQAEELARRAEQMRRELKQAVIEDIRAKVAEYGITAQEIFERHKRPKPSVPVRPKYRDASTGATWTGRGMEPRWIRGKDRRQFLIDQE
- a CDS encoding helix-turn-helix transcriptional regulator produces the protein MTADSGGSGRKYGLGSATEGSTKTLNANLRPRPKKTKRRFLAAAVAKRVFEECRHEFDNFGRPRGGDTVGQIFGDASALLGAKNEKEWFDTLASLACHHGFEYTLFSIFPNQSPGFGHAYVRNNYPSDWLGFYMKQRLFFVEPLVQHITAQSLPIIWGESSSASTLERKLYDAASMVGARSGLVFPIHGPRREVGMLSLASGEDFTAKANCDLSLQLPALTLLRDIAVESAQEHIAGHIEAVVPKLTKREKECLKWMASGKSTWEMSQILSCSEATINFHMMNIRSKFGVSSRVAVVFKAARIGLLDTA
- a CDS encoding IpaD/SipD/SspD family type III secretion system needle tip protein; protein product: MAIAIQNNPPLGNEALHFAPQLPGDMTNDTEKIGYKNTLAEDGNGSVNVIRHIDRDNADDFASQLRVESRVRDAKLGKLKRAIAELDRHGAQANSPTEALVQAYDKWRTEGVGSRGDGIRSPGIGLRSAEDDRYEVVSDREMFEKIFGVLVGDKATMDAYADIMQTLTEFYSDVSEAIAECSQHMHADADGKNMVVDAEAIRGLLQKVLDKFSVSMKDVSLTAAQAQALQREFGNTVTLKQKADGTYGVVINTGRLQAMIKSLDGEGKDWTIDNAKYQAWWTNGIISEENGIQTEVQTMAEKYSHRITVYDNLVKVLSSTIAAMQEVWKGYLQN
- a CDS encoding LysR substrate-binding domain-containing protein, whose translation is MAIDEEITLKKLQIFQSFMTLGNVARASEALGQSAVSVHRALRSLEDGLRCPLFKRDGRKLIPLATAYVFADHVKRIINECDTGIRRTREAAGFTSPTMKLGGLYSLTVRTIPRVLAGLKTRRPALDIELTLGANRDLLSKLKDGQLDAVLIALGEPSNADLLTVPMFEDALQFAAPVNSPYAAYSEIDLQAVRDEKFVAPSDEFAEYRDFVEAFQKAGFQPNIELHVGDIFSLMNFVSVGIGYALLPRRVGDFNPKIQLIPLDERYAVNQHIGLVLPRNREREPNLLALSAECRLLGAEWSRYSEEGGLPPPVIPGGGST
- a CDS encoding acyl carrier protein; translated protein: MSIGSESVTIDAADLGSAVQQVIAELAGLPVESVTAELRLTDELALDSLELIELVMVLEERWGITLTRDRLMKLVTVGDVVALVKTSYR
- the aqpZ gene encoding aquaporin Z yields the protein MTMTKKLAAEFFGTFWLVFGGCGSAVLAAAFPNLGIGFAGVALAFGLTVLTMAYAVGGISGGHFNPAVTLGVAVAGRFAWRDVLPYWISQVVGGVAAAGVLYVIASGAPSFDVGGFASNGYGALSPGHYSLVSAAVIEITLTAGFLIVILGSTDKLAPAGFGPLAIGLALTLIHLISIPVTNTSVNPARSTAVALFAHTDALGQLWLFWVAPLIGGALGAAIWKFLLNPQAAENLQASPSA